Proteins from a genomic interval of Buteo buteo unplaced genomic scaffold, bButBut1.hap1.1 HAP1_SCAFFOLD_55, whole genome shotgun sequence:
- the LOC142027767 gene encoding LOW QUALITY PROTEIN: uncharacterized protein LOC142027767 (The sequence of the model RefSeq protein was modified relative to this genomic sequence to represent the inferred CDS: inserted 2 bases in 1 codon; substituted 1 base at 1 genomic stop codon) has product MENNGAPVRYWHLEHRHEERFGPFPLTATYAACSLRGREPGAAVPSWKLHWQTDVLGLCYVRPVTAAIRLEVCLAHTHSGSPGEIGTKPANIVRATGREENRPFLQPLGLKFGNKIITHEFLYVPECPIPLLGRDLLSKLNAQIVFEDGELFFKKIPESKPGEILMIQEKVEEQEIPPEVDAAVIPTVWETNILGKSKLAAPVKIDLKEGAGTVKIKQYPIKPEVRQELKKLIDKFLEYKILEECESEYNTPILSVRKPSGEYKLVQDLRAVNQITKDIYPVVPNPYTLLTALKETHXWFTVLDLKDAXFCIPLEKESRKLFAFEWENPQTGRKMQLTWTRLPQGFKNSPTIFGNQLAKELEIWKQDKPRPEHLLLQYVDDILIATEERVTCIQVTIDLLNFPGLTGYKVFRKRAQIACQTVIYLGFEISKGQRQLGKDRKEIICSLPDLTKDFQLFVHERQRLALGVLTQEMGSWKRPVGYFSKQLDTEEGQLEHDCLAAIEYVYSSREDLKDVPLERPDWELYANGSSFVEQGVRYAGYAERWKGPFQILLTTFTAIKIAESDAWIHYTRVKKAPTPWKIISRDPKTLKLTLKHV; this is encoded by the exons ATGGAGAATAATGGTGCCCCTGTCCGATACTGGCACTTGGAGCACCGGCACGAGGAGCGGTTCGGCCCCTTCCCTCTCACGGCCACATATGCAGCCTGCTCGCTGCGCGGCAGGGAACCTGGCGCTGCAGTTCCATCGTGGAAACTTCATTGGCA GACAGACGTGCTGGGGCTCTGCTATGTGAGACCGGTCACCGCAGCGATCAGACTGGAGGTCTGCCTGGCCCATACCCACTCTGGCAGTCCAG GAGAAAttggaacaaaaccagcaaacataGTAAGAGccacagggagggaagaaaacagaccattcctgcagcccctgggtttgaaatttggaaataaaataattacacatgaatTCTTGTATGTACCAGAATGCCCGATACCCTTGTTAGGAAGGGATTtgttatccaaattaaatgcacaaattgTTTTTGAGGATGGagaactcttttttaaaaaaatacctgagtcaAAACCGGGAGAAATCCTGATGATACAAGAAAaggtggaggagcaggaaattccaccagaggtggatgctgcagtgatccctacagtatgggaaacaaatattcttggtaaatcaaaattagcagcacctgtgaaaatagatttaaaagaaggtgcaggaacagtaaaaattaaacaatacccaATCAAACCGGAAGTTAGGCAGGAATTGAAGAAATTGATTGATAAATTTTTAGAGTataaaattttggaagaatgtgaatctgaatataatacTCCTATTTTATCAGTTAGAAAACCCTCGGGTGAGTATAAGTTAGTGCAAGATTTGAGAGCAGTAAATCAAATAACCAAGGACATATATCCTGTGGTTCCAAATCCTTACACATTGTTAACAGCATTAAAGGAGACTCATtagtggtttacagtgcttgatttgaaagatgc tttttgtatacccttggaaaaggaaagcagaaagctgtttgcttttgagtgggaaaatccacaAACTGGACgaaaaatgcagctgacatggacaagactaccccaaggatttaaaaacagCCCGACGATCTTCGGAAACCAGCTGGCAAAGGAGCTTGAAATCTGGAAACAGGACAAACCGAGGCCTGAACATTTACTTCTACAATATGTGGATGATATACTGattgctacagaagaaagagtCACCTGCATACAGGTAACCATTGACCTTTTGAATTTTCCAGGACTAACTGGGTACAAGGTATTCAGGAAGAGAGCCCAAATAGCATGTCAGACTGTGATATACTTGGGCTTTGAGATTTCAAAAGGACAGCGACAACTGGGAAAGGATCGCAAAGAAATCATTTGCA GCCTCCCTGATTTAACTAAAGATTTCCAGTTGTTTGTTCATGAAAGACAACGCCTGGCACTTGGTGTGTTAACCCAGGAGATGGGAAGCTGGAAACGACCAGTCGGTTACTTCTCCAAACAACTGGACACA GAAGAAGGACAATTGGAACATGATTGCCTGGCTGCTATTGAGTATGTTTATTCCAGTCGTGAAGATTTGAAGGATGTACCATTGGAGCGACCGGACTGGGAACTGTATGCGaatggcagcagctttgtggagcaAGGAGTCCGATACGCTGGGTATGCG GAACGTTGGAAAGGACCCTTCCAGATACTGTTAACCACCTTTACGgctattaaaattgcagaatcGGATGCTTGGATACACTACACCCGAGTGAAGAAGGCACCTACTCCATGGAAGATTATTAGCCGTGATCcaaagactttaaaactgaCTCTGAAAcatgtctaa